In Sorghum bicolor cultivar BTx623 chromosome 10, Sorghum_bicolor_NCBIv3, whole genome shotgun sequence, one genomic interval encodes:
- the LOC8083174 gene encoding uncharacterized protein LOC8083174 → MADAGSSSASAARSRGPSSSSTTTTSSPAGCRGGRGCAPALGRLVRKLRRQSRLLCAARHGAASSSARCCHQYDPLSYSRNFDFGAALDDGNEACSFASRFVLAGASAAARRPQ, encoded by the coding sequence ATGGCGGATGCCGGCAGCAGCAGCGCTTCGGCCGCGAGGAGTAGGggcccgtcgtcgtcgtcgacgacgacgacgtcctCGCCGGCGGGGTGCCGCGGCGGGCGCGGGTGCGCGCCGGCGCTGGGGCGGCTGGTGCGGAAGCTGCGGCGTCAGAGCAGGCTGCTGTGcgcggcgcgccacggcgccGCGTCGTCGTCCGCGCGGTGCTGCCACCAGTACGACCCGCTCAGCTACTCGCGCAACTTCGACTTTGGCGCCGCGCTGGACGACGGCAACGAGGCCTGCTCCTTCGCCTCCCGCTTCGTGCTCGCcggcgcctccgccgccgcgcgccggcCGCAGTAA